The sequence AGAATTAACTCCTGAAAGTGTAAAATCTTCTTATGAAAGATTTATGGATAAAGACTTTCCAGGTAATCCTGTTGGGGCAGAAATAGCTAAATTAATAGAAAGTATAACTATTTCTGAAAATAAAATAATTTTTAAATTAAAACAGTTAGATGGTTCTGCTCTAGGATCATTTACAATAGGAGTTGTAAATGACGAGGATGGAAAAATTTATGGAACAGGTCCTTATATTATAAAGGAATATCTTCCAGGAGAACATGTGCTTCTTGTTAAAAATGAAAACTATTGGAATAAAGATTCTGTTGGAAATATAGATGAAGCAGAATTTAAAATTATAAAAGATACTCAAAATGCAGTTATGGCTTTTCAAATGGGAGAAGTTGACATCATTCATAGAATGGAAACAGGATATGTTGATATGATAGGAGAAAATGGAAAAATAATAAAAGGTGAACAAAATCTTGTTCAGCTTCTTGCTCTTAATAATGATGTAAAGCCTTTGAATGATATTAGAGTAAGAAAGGCTATTAACTATGCAGTCAATAAAGAAGAAGTTATAGAGGGTTCTTCTTTAGGAGAAGCAGTTGTCTCAGGAAGTGCTATAAGTCCTGCAGTAAAAAATGTTTATAATAAAGAAAGTGAAAATATTTATCAGTTTGATTTAAATAAGGCAAAAGAACTTTTAACAGAAGCTGGATATCCAAATGGATTTGAAATTGTTTTAAAAGCACCTTCTAATTATCAATTTCATGTTGACACAGCTCAAATTTTAAAAGAGCAATTAGCTAAGGCTGGAATAAATGTAAAAATTCAGGAAGTGGAATGGGGAACATGGCTTAGTGAAGTTTATGCTGGAAAAAATTATGAAATGACAATTATAGGTTTTGACGGAAAAGTTACTCCATTTAGAACAGTGGAAAGATATGGTTCAAAAAATCATAGGAATCTTGTTAATTTTAAATCTGAAGAATTTGATAAAGTTATAAGTAAAATAGTAAATGCAAAAGATGAAGAAACAAGAACAGAACTTTATAAAGAATCTCAGAAACTGCTTACAGAAGGAGCAGCAGCAGTTTTTATTCAAGCTCCTAATTATATAGCAGCAGTAAATAAAAATTTAGAAGGATTTGAGATATATCCTGTTTATGTTTTAGATGTTTCACTATTAAATTACAAAAAATAGGAGAAAGTTATGTTTCTTATAAAAAAAATTATATCTTCAGTTCTTACTCTTTTTCTTGTATCAGTAATAAGCTTTACAGTTCTTAATGTGATACCAGGAGATCCTGTGTTATCAAAATTAGGGGTAGATGCTACTCAAGAACAAGTAGTTGCTCTTAGAAAAGAATTAGGGCTTGATAAGTCTAGATATGCAGCTTATGGAAATTGGCTGGAAAAAAGTCTTCATGGAGATATGGGTAAATCAATAAGATTTTCAGTTCCTGTAAATGATCTTATAAAAAAAAGAATAGATAAAACTTTTAAACTTTCTTTTTTGGCTATGGGAATTACTATAGGAGTTGGTTTTCCTCTTGGAATAATTTCAGCTGTTTATAATAAGGGGAAGGGAGGAAAGATTCTCTCATTTTTTACAATGTTTGGAGTGTCAGTTCCTTCATTTTGGAGTGGACTTATTTTAATGATGATATTTGGACTTTATTTCAAAATTTCTCTTAACAGTACAAATCTTATTCTTCCAGCAGTGACACTTTCAATATCAATGATATCTGTTACGGCTATTTATCTTAAAAATATTATTTTGGAAGAATTTCATAAAGATTATGTAAGAGCTGCTGTTGCAAAAGGGAGAAATAGAAACGAAGTAATAATAACAGATATTTTAAGAAATATTATGCTTCCTATGCTTACAATAATATCGGAACTTTTTATAAAAATATTAGCAGGGAGTATTGTTGTAGAAAGTTTATTTAATATTTCAGGACTAGGAACACTTATGGTTATGGCTGTAGAAAATAGAGATTATCCAGTAGTTCAGGCACTTGTTCTTTATAGTGCAGTTATAGTTATAGGAATAAATCTTCTAACAGATATTTTATATTCGTGGATAGATCCAAGAGTAAAGATATCATAATTCTTTTTAAAGGGGAATTTTAAAAAATGAAAAAAATTAATAAAAATCTTCTGTTTGGAGCTGGATTTTTTATTTTACTTATTATTTTAATAAGTGCTTCAGCTCTATTAACACCATATGGTGTAACAGAGATAAATATAAATGATAAACTTTCTGCTCCTTCTGTTCATCATTTTTTTGGAACAGATAAGTTTGGAAGAGATATTTTTACAAGAATAATGGCTGGAGGAAAAATAGCTCTTTTTGTAGGAGTATCTTCTGTGGGGATTGGGCTTTCTGTAGGAAGTTTT is a genomic window of Fusobacterium perfoetens containing:
- a CDS encoding ABC transporter substrate-binding protein, translated to MKKKIAAVLCSLFLFVACGSSEKEQEKVSEKNHVTIRISQDPDFLDPHKDVASATGEILYNVFEGLVKINSKGELKPALAEDYTISDDGLTYEFTVRKGVKFQNGKELTPESVKSSYERFMDKDFPGNPVGAEIAKLIESITISENKIIFKLKQLDGSALGSFTIGVVNDEDGKIYGTGPYIIKEYLPGEHVLLVKNENYWNKDSVGNIDEAEFKIIKDTQNAVMAFQMGEVDIIHRMETGYVDMIGENGKIIKGEQNLVQLLALNNDVKPLNDIRVRKAINYAVNKEEVIEGSSLGEAVVSGSAISPAVKNVYNKESENIYQFDLNKAKELLTEAGYPNGFEIVLKAPSNYQFHVDTAQILKEQLAKAGINVKIQEVEWGTWLSEVYAGKNYEMTIIGFDGKVTPFRTVERYGSKNHRNLVNFKSEEFDKVISKIVNAKDEETRTELYKESQKLLTEGAAAVFIQAPNYIAAVNKNLEGFEIYPVYVLDVSLLNYKK
- a CDS encoding ABC transporter permease, whose protein sequence is MFLIKKIISSVLTLFLVSVISFTVLNVIPGDPVLSKLGVDATQEQVVALRKELGLDKSRYAAYGNWLEKSLHGDMGKSIRFSVPVNDLIKKRIDKTFKLSFLAMGITIGVGFPLGIISAVYNKGKGGKILSFFTMFGVSVPSFWSGLILMMIFGLYFKISLNSTNLILPAVTLSISMISVTAIYLKNIILEEFHKDYVRAAVAKGRNRNEVIITDILRNIMLPMLTIISELFIKILAGSIVVESLFNISGLGTLMVMAVENRDYPVVQALVLYSAVIVIGINLLTDILYSWIDPRVKIS